DNA from Mesorhizobium loti R88b:
CTTCTCCCCGCCCTGGGTGTAGAAGGCGTTGGCCTTGGCCTTGCCGACGCCGACGATGATATCCTTGTCGACGACCTGGCCGGCGACAAGCTGCATGGTCTCGCTCGCCTCGCCGGCTCCCAGCTTCACGGTGACCTTGGTCTCGCCGGCCGGAACGACGTACTTGACCTCGCCGTAGTTGGCGTCAGACGTGCCGCCGGGATAGGCGATGCTGATCTGCGCATTGCGGTCGACATCGGCGCCGGGCGCCGGCCGCGCATGGATGGAGATCTCCGCGGCATTCAGATTGAGCGCCACCTCCGTCGTCTTGTCGGCCGTCAGCGAGACCTTCTGCTCGGCCTTGGCGGCGCCGCTGGTGGCGACGACAATGTAGTTGTCCGCAGCAACATTGAACTTGATGGCGTTATAGCCGTAGCCGACCTGCTTGCCGGTGGTCCCCTTGGCATCGTTCTTGAAGATTTCATAATAGACATCGGACTTCGGCTCCTCACCACCCTCCTTCAGCAGCGCTTTCGGGATGAGATTGTAGTCGACCTCGGCTGCCTTCGGCGCAGGCGCGGGTGCCGGGGCGGGAGCAGGCGCCGGTTCGGGTGCTGGTTCAGGCGCGGGTGCGGGCGCTGGTGCGGGTGCTGCCACCGTCTCGACCAACGCTTCCTGCAGCGCCTTCTCGTCGGAAGCCTGGATGTATTTGCCGCCAGTGTTGTCGGCGAGGCACGAGATCTGCTTGCCTTCGTCAGCGGTCAGGCCAAAGCCAACGACGTCGGCGGTGAAGTCGACGCCGGACGCCTTCAGCTCCTTGCCGAGCGCGCAGGGATCGCCGCCGCAGGTTTCCAGGCCATCGGTGATGAGGACGACGGTTGCCTTGTCCTCGGTGTATTTCAGCGCTTCGGCGGCCTGCTTGACGGCCGCTGTCAGCGGCGTCTTGCCGAGGAACTTCAGACTGTCGGCGGCGTCCGTGATGGCGCTTGCCGAGCCAGCCTGAGGCGGCACGATCAGCTGGATGTCCTCGCAACTGCCTTTCTCGCGATGGCCATAGGCCATGAAGCCGATCTCGTCATCGGCGGGAACCGACTTCAGCACGGTTCTCAGCGTTTCCCGAGCAATTTCGAGTTTGGGCTTGCCGTCGATCCGCTCCCACATCGAGCCGGAGGCGTCGAGAATGATGATGACGCGGTTGGCCGCGAAGCCGAACGTCGTCATCGACAAAAGGAGGATCGCCGCAGCGACGCTCCGTGCAAATCCCACCATCAAAATCTCCTGAGCGACTTAATCTTACCTGAACAACAGCGAGCTCGGCGAGATACCCGACTGGAGCGGTGGAAGCGCAAAACGCCCAACCTCAGCACCTCTGGGGCTGTGCCGCAGAATTATACGGCCCTTTGGGGGCGTTGGTGTTGGCGTGCGTCTGCTTCTTGTAAGGAGCGGGACCGCCATGGCATTTCGCCGCGCCGGCCTGTCCGCTTGACTGAGACGCCGGTGGCGGCGGCGTAGACACGGTCTTGACACAGTAGCCGCCCTCGACATGGTATTGCTTGTGGCATTTTTTAAAGCAGGCATTCGGCACTGGTTGCCCGGACGCGATCAAACCGTATTCTCCGGCCGGGCATCCGCTCGCCGGCCACGCCAGCGCGGTCTGCGGACCCAATGCCAACATCCTTGGACCCAATGCCAGCATCCCGATGGCAGCCAGAATTGTCATAAGCATTTTTTGCATGGAAAAGACCCTGCCCCAACAAGAGATCACGCGGCGATGATAGCCTTGAGCAAGGCAGCGTACCTCTCCTGTTTGGGAGGTGCGGCCGATTCCGGGTCGGCGTAGACCGGGATTGCTCGAACGATCGTACCGTGAACCCATCGAGAGACTTTGATGCTGATACGACGATTGACCTGCCTTGCTTGCTTGCTCTCGATTTCGTCCATTTTCAGTCCTGGCGTCAGCGCACGCGCCGGAGACTTCGAGCGCTTCGACATCCCGCCCGATCCGAACGGCGCCATCGAATTTCATACGCCTTCCGACAAGATCGCTTGCGGCTACGCGGAAAAGGACACCGACTCGGGCTTGCCGGAAATATCCTGCGACCGGCTTGCTCCCGTCTATCTGCGCTTCACCCTGTCGGCCAAGGGCAGGGCGACAATCCTGCGCGACGTCGGCGACCAGTGGTGCTGCGGCGGCTACAACGAATTGCCTTACGGCCGCGAATGGCGCAGCGGCCCCTTCACCTGCGATTCCACAGCGTCCGGGCTCACTTGCGAGAGCAAGGAGGGCCATGGCTTTTTTATCAGCAAGGCGAAGGTAAGCGCCTATTGAGAGCCCGCACAGGGCTCCATGTCAGCCCTTCGAGATCAAGAGCACCATAGGGACAGCCTACGGGATTTCCGTTTCGAAACGGATGGTCAGGAAATATCTCACGCTGCATCTGACATAGACCAGGCACAGCTGGCGCTCCACGCGGATGATGTGATTGTCCACCACACTCAAACGAACATGTTGTCCGGCAGCGATCGGTGACGAACCGCTTTCCAGCGAGTACGGCGTGCCGGGGTCGTGCTCGCTATAATCGAAATGCCGGGACGCTACGTCGAGGTATTCGCGGCGGCCCGAATTGGTCACGTAGCCGC
Protein-coding regions in this window:
- a CDS encoding vWA domain-containing protein, with amino-acid sequence MVGFARSVAAAILLLSMTTFGFAANRVIIILDASGSMWERIDGKPKLEIARETLRTVLKSVPADDEIGFMAYGHREKGSCEDIQLIVPPQAGSASAITDAADSLKFLGKTPLTAAVKQAAEALKYTEDKATVVLITDGLETCGGDPCALGKELKASGVDFTADVVGFGLTADEGKQISCLADNTGGKYIQASDEKALQEALVETVAAPAPAPAPAPEPAPEPAPAPAPAPAPAPKAAEVDYNLIPKALLKEGGEEPKSDVYYEIFKNDAKGTTGKQVGYGYNAIKFNVAADNYIVVATSGAAKAEQKVSLTADKTTEVALNLNAAEISIHARPAPGADVDRNAQISIAYPGGTSDANYGEVKYVVPAGETKVTVKLGAGEASETMQLVAGQVVDKDIIVGVGKAKANAFYTQGGEKAETDVGWKVYKAAKKLDGTRDQVTYAYGPDSQFDLPPGDYVMGVDVQAVSTEQPFSVTVGQMTDVNVILNAGVLAIDAPGADGFKIFEAKKNLQGERKQVTYAYGEKMQTTLAAGDYALVTTFTTDKAEKETPFTVKAGERTELKVQ